In the genome of Fusarium poae strain DAOMC 252244 chromosome 1, whole genome shotgun sequence, the window CCAACAAATGCAGCCATTCCTCTCTGAACGCCCAGATCGCCGAGTGAAAAGACGTCCATCCTTTTGAGGGCGAAGCACGCAAACATTTCGACGGACCATTTTCCGAGACCCCTTACCGCGATTAACTTTTCCATGACTTCCTCGTCTGAGGCATCATGAAGCATCTGGGCGCTCAGTTCTCCACTGCCAAACTTCTCTGCGAGCCCTTTGATATACTCGGCTTTGCGTTGCGATAGTCCTGCCGTTCGAAGCTCCTCGATAGATTTGGCAGCCACTTGAGACGGATGCGGGAATCGTGAACCTGGCTGGAGCTCAAACAACGTGAGGAACTTTCCCTTTATTGACTTTGCTGCCGCCCCTGATACTTGCTGTCCAATAATTGAACTCGACAGACTCTCGAATGGGTCAATCTTCTCTGCTAGTCCCTCTGGCGAAAACGCTCTGCAGTGGTGATTCTCAATAAGGGGTTTCATGCGAGCATCAACTTTGATCAGATAATCACATGCCTCTTTCAGCAGATTATCGGTGGTCGTTTTGACCTGAGGTGCCTTGCTGGGCGAGACAGATTCGAGATCTCGCGAGGCGACCAGTCTTGACGTCTCTGGCGAGAGGAGCGTCGCATTTGTCAGCTTGGGGTTTGCAAGTCGTGTAATGGCCGCACTACGAGGTTTCTTGCTCGAACTTGTGGTCTCGGCAAAAGCCCTTGCAGCAGCTGGCGTCGGTGTTACTGGTGGCGGAGCTGCTGGAGTTGCAGGCTTGCCTTGTGCACGCTTTCTTGGGGGAGTTGAAGGTGGCTGGGTCTCGTCCTGGGTAACTTTGCGTTTCCGAGTATTATTATTCGATCTTGCCTTGGCCACTGGTTCAGCCTTGGTCTCAGATGTGGTGCTGATACGTGAAGAGCTCCTTGTTACGGCCATTATGTGTGCTAAAATTGGCGTTGTCTTGGTCCTGAGTGCTTGTGACGGTGATGTGAAAGATTGTATGAACAGAGATCGATGATGCCGTAGAAGTGCAGCGTGCATGAGGTATCCAGTTGATAATTTTATCTGCTAGATATCCTCAACACGGTTTGGTTTGTTTGCTTTGTGAAATTTGCCGAGTACTCTTGGAGGTGAATGAGATCGTCTCTTTCTGCTTCACGTTGTTGTTAGAAGAAGCATGCCTTCTGTGGCAAGTGCGCCCTGCCAATGTCATTGGACGATCTTGTAAGCGCTTCTGTTGCACAATACGTCAGCGGTCTAACTAAAATCCTATCAACCATGCCCGCTGATGTTTCATTCGTAGGTAAACAAACAATCGTACAGTGTTCAATAGGGCACAGATAACAACATGTATATAGCTTTCCGCGTAAATACACAATAACTTGTCGACTCATCATTTTTATGTGTTATCGATATCTCCATTCACGTTAATAGGACTTACTCGCAATCTGCGACCGTTGCACAATATGTTCCAAATCGGAATTTAATACCAATGGGCTCACGATGAGCATATCATAGTAGATGAATCCGTGATATAAGCTGAAAGTCAAAGAAGCTGCCTTAAGAAGTCATATCACAACTTCAACGACTATATGTCTGATAGAACACTCCTAAAGTGCCAGTCAATGAACATCTCATGCTACCGGGTAAGTGCATAGGTACACCATCCGGGAAGTGGGCAGTCCATATGATGTCCACTGGAGTATGGCTCAATGAGCCCTAGAATGCTCTACCTAGAGAATGAACCCTGTTCCAGTGCGACATACCCACCCCGTTGAGCTAACGAGAGTCAAAGTGCTTCCATGGTGCTGAGCTGTCGCAACATGGATAATGTCATCAACTGGTTTGTTTTATTTACCTGACCACTATcgatttcacattagacttcgagggatacccatatcaattaTTTACCTGACCGGGCTCATTCACACCCTGCATCAGTTCACCTGCATACATTGTTTATCGCGAACCGCCACACACTCGTTTCCAATCATACTATCGACGCTAGATCAATGCGAATGTTTGCGATTCTTCATCGACTACTTTGGATACGCTAGACCCCTTGCGCAGACACCAACAACTCCCAAACAGCCAGCAACAACCCCTGTACGAAGCATATCAGGGTCTTGTCTGCCCTCGACAAAACAAGGGCCGATCCGATTTGTACCTCGGAGCTCTATGCTGCACAGGATCGAAAGCTTATAGTGCAATTGGCGAAATTAAACTTGCCGAAACCTTTGCACCATCTGGCTTCTGCCACCAACGTGTGAAGAGCTGTAACCACGGCTCCGGTATTGAACTTGCGACGAACATTTCGATCTGGACGATATAGTGGTCAGGACGGCCACTCGACGAATTTGCCATGCTTTCTTCCAACGGCGGAATTAGCTGGAAGGCTGCAAAGGCACACATGCCCCAGAGTAGGGCATTGCGCAGCACCTTGACACGATCTCGATTGCTCCTCATTCTGGG includes:
- a CDS encoding hypothetical protein (BUSCO:43921at5125), yielding MAVTRSSSRISTTSETKAEPVAKARSNNNTRKRKVTQDETQPPSTPPRKRAQGKPATPAAPPPVTPTPAAARAFAETTSSSKKPRSAAITRLANPKLTNATLLSPETSRLVASRDLESVSPSKAPQVKTTTDNLLKEACDYLIKVDARMKPLIENHHCRAFSPEGLAEKIDPFESLSSSIIGQQVSGAAAKSIKGKFLTLFELQPGSRFPHPSQVAAKSIEELRTAGLSQRKAEYIKGLAEKFGSGELSAQMLHDASDEEVMEKLIAVRGLGKWSVEMFACFALKRMDVFSLGDLGVQRGMAAFVGRDVAKLKAKGGGKWKYMSEQDMIELSNKFSPYRSLFMWYMWRVEETDMCIMEQ